A segment of the Deinococcus reticulitermitis genome:
CCGCCTCGCGCCACGAGCCGCCCGGCCAGGGAGGAGGCAGCTCGGTGACGAGAGGCAGGCTTGCGGCGATCAGCGCGACGCCGAAGACGACCAGACTGAGCCGCCGCACGTCGATGTCGTTGCGGTCAAGCATCCGCACGTACTCGTGCACGCCCATCACGGTCACGAAGATCAGGGCCGGCAGCATTGCCCACCAGCCGATCCACACCACCGCGCTGAGGAGCATGAACCCGACCACGCTCGTCAGGACGCGGGTGCTCAGGGTCTCCAAGAGGCTCCTGGGGGGAGGGAGCCGTCAGGGCACAGGGCGGCGCAGCCCGCGCTCATCCCAGGATTTCCTGCTCTTTCTTATGGAACACCGAGTCCACCTTGGCGATGAAATCGTCGGTGATCTTCTGCACGTCGGCCTCGCCGCGCTTGATGTCGTCCTCGCCGATGCCCTCCACCTTCTTGACCTCGTCGAGCGCATGCTTGCGGATGTTGCGCACGGCGATGCGCGCTTCTTCGGCGTAATTCTTGGCGTTCTTCACGAGGTCGCGGCGCCGCTCCTCGGTGAGCACCGGCAGGCTCAGGAAGATGGTGTCGCCCTTGTTGTTGGGGTTCAGGCCGAGGTCCGAGTCGCGGATCGCCTTCTCGATGGGGTTGAGCGCGCCCCGGTCCCAGGGGGTGATCACCAGCGTGCGGGCATCGGGGGTGGTGATGCTCGCGACCTGGTCGATGGGCATGGTCGAGCCGTAGTAGTCCACCATCACCTTTTTCAGGATGCCGGGGTTGGCGCGGCCTGTGCGCAGCACACTGAGGTTGTTCTCGAACGCTTCGATGGCCTTGTGCATCTTGTCGCGCGTGTCGGCCTGGATGGATTTCATGTCTGCCATACGTGGTTCTCCTTCGCTTCAGGGACGTGCGGCCAGTCTAGCGGACCCGCTTGGGCGCTCGGCACTGGCTCCGTCTCAGCTTGGCGGGCCGCTCAACTCTGGATCA
Coding sequences within it:
- the frr gene encoding ribosome recycling factor, whose protein sequence is MADMKSIQADTRDKMHKAIEAFENNLSVLRTGRANPGILKKVMVDYYGSTMPIDQVASITTPDARTLVITPWDRGALNPIEKAIRDSDLGLNPNNKGDTIFLSLPVLTEERRRDLVKNAKNYAEEARIAVRNIRKHALDEVKKVEGIGEDDIKRGEADVQKITDDFIAKVDSVFHKKEQEILG